In the Sarcophilus harrisii chromosome 1, mSarHar1.11, whole genome shotgun sequence genome, one interval contains:
- the AARD gene encoding alanine and arginine-rich domain-containing protein — translation MSGEEHGEDAASSLLLEDVQRRLRNAFGSSISPRDVPLLPPEPRKQQQEQPQQPWESFRSRATAVREELRRAAIEGAISWLRAELLEMRFQNRQLARTFVDLNLEMQRLKIENELFIASECPTFGKSTVSSE, via the exons ATGAGTGGGGAAGAGCACGGGGAAGACGCGGCGTCCAGCTTGTTGCTGGAGGACGTACAGAGGAGGCTTCGGAATGCTTTCGGTAGTAGCATCTCACCCCGGGACGTCCCGTTGCTACCACCGGAGCCTAGGAAGCAGCAACAGGAGCAGCCGCAGCAGCCCTGGGAAAGTTTTAGGAGCCGGGCCACTGCCGTGCGGGAGGAGCTTCGTAGGGCGGCCATAGAAGGAGCCATCTCTTGGCTACGAGCAGAACTG TTGGAGATGCGCTTTCAGAACCGGCAACTTGCCAGAACTTTTGTGGATTTAAACTTGGAAATGCAGCGATTGAAGATTGAAAATGAATTGTTCATAGCTTCTGAATGTCCAACCTTTGGAAAGAGCACTGTAAGCTCAGAATAA